The Primulina huaijiensis isolate GDHJ02 chromosome 9, ASM1229523v2, whole genome shotgun sequence genomic interval tgatttaaattaaagattctaagactatttatttatgcttttgagagtttTTGAGAGGCTTGATATGAGCTAtaccttttcaaacttattacttttagaTTTGGCAAAACAGTAGACGTTATtgctttatgactatttcacttgaatttttaaatgctagtgggttgacgtttattttaaagagggcaaaatattttataaaaatattttcatgtgttagTTTATTggccgaaaaaaaaaaaaaaatttcgagtacttttaaagcaataaaaagggcagacgtttcagttaaTTCACTAATTTGTACATTTTTTTAGTCTTTTTCATAATAGTGTTGACGTGGTGTCAGAAAATGATGATGTATCACAAAAATTTGTTGCTGGTATTGCTAGCGTATCCGATATCATATCAACACTCCAGTGAAATATgactgaaattaaaaaaaaatatgaaagttaATTAGTATATTAAGACTATGAATTGACTACTATCATGACCAAAAATGAAAATCATTAGATTTAATTTCCCTGTTTTTAGTTAGATGATGGGGTATAAGTTATTGTGAGGGATTAACCTACAatatcaagcaataagaaatttaatttatttggtttatTAACTGTATTTTGACCTactacttttaaattttaataatttcaaaagGCTTTATGTACTGCTATTTAGTACTTCATCTTGTAAcacaataatttaaattttgaaatattgcaaatatttttatcctaaataattaatatatatcaatATCGGGTACTAATTAACATGTCGGTCAAGTCTGTATGTAAAAATCTGTCGAAGCAAACATATGTATCGGGTAGCAGTAGTTGTTTTTGACTAAGCAGCTAATTATTGTGAACACGATTAAAATGtgagatttttattgttttaaacaattgtggaagatatatataataattgacTCGATCGAAATTGGGTTGACTCAATCGCCGTTGCCATCATCCTTTTCATGATCACGCAACACCCAAAACCCATTATTCTTTTGAACCATTCCCTTATTCAAAGGACACCACCAAGAACTTGGAACCAAATACTTTTCTTTTAGAGCACTTGAACTCTTATTCACAAGTGCAATATCCCTTTCAACTTCCACTCCAAACCCTTCTCCACTCCCCTCAATCCCACCCACTCCATGCAGATAAGCAGCCTCCAGATTATGCCAACTCTTCATGTCTCCAGGATAGTTCAAGTAAGGGGACTTCCTACTGTCAACCATAAGCTCTACTCCCACTTGAGTGTACTCGAGAATCGGAGGTAGCCAATGGACGATATCCGGGGCGTTGCAAACACTTAATATATGTAGATTTTTCATTGATTCTGTATTCTCTTTGAAACCCAAATCCCCCACTCGCGGACTCCCGAAGACAAAAGCGGTAACAGGACATGGATTGTTCGGTTGGTTGCTTGGTATGTTGTGGCCGTGTGCTACTATGTCTGCGGCGTTTAGAGTCGAAAGTGCTGCGCCTAAGCTGTGGCCTGTTATGGTTATGCTTATGTCTTCGTCCTTGTATTTTTCCACTTGTTTCTTTACTTCTGCTATAACCTGAGCAAATTGAATACATAAAATCAACATCTCGTGAACATGCATGCCTCATGCAATATGAAAAGGTCTTGAAGCTAAATTTTACCCCCTTAGCGTAAATAGGAGAAAAACAAAGTCCAGTTTACTCGAAATTAGTCCTAATTAGAGGCCGAAAACAGGTCGGATTCGGTCAAATAACTAGATATATACGAGGAAATGAAATGATCCCTCGATTATTTCAagataaacataaatataaaaatatagtattaCCTCCATCGAAATAATTAAAGTTTCAACTAAATTCACCTGATCTCTTGCACTAGTATTGCTGAACTTGGAACTTGGATCATCCGAAGTATAAATCGAAAGCACCCCTTTATGCACCTTAGCATCATCCGCTGCATTTCCAACAATGGTGGAAGCTGGCACAAGAGGGAAATCGAAGTCTTTTACCCATTCACCAAACATAATTGTCCCTCTCCATGCAACCAAAATATCCCTTCTTCCAAGTGCAAGTTTCCCTTCATCCGTAGCCACGGCTACATACCCCATCCAATTCGAATCCGCGCACCAGGCTTCATCAGACAACGATTTCACTATGAATGATTCGGACACGCCTATCTTTGATGTGgcatatatatatttcactGGTTCGTACTTGAATGGATTCCCTTTCTCCAGTCCGACCCTCGAAAAGAGGTTCCTCCTTGCGTATCTGCTGGTCCCCGCGAACTTTGATGTCTTTTCCGAGTTGAAAGTGTCATATGTTGCTTGAGCCCTGGCGCCATAGTGGAGGATATATCTTCGTAGATCGGCGTCTAATGGGTTCAAGAGGCCTTTCCAGTTGTTCTGGCCACTAAGCATCCTCCATTTTTGTGgtatattttttatcatttcttCATAAAAGGTGATTTGAAACTCCTGTTTGTAACGCCAAGTTGAGGTTAAATAAGTTTGACGATGGAAATTCAAGGATTCCCATTTCAAGAAATGAGTGTATCCTGAAAATCATGTAAATTTTGTGAATGTGCAAGTTCAAGGAGCTTTGCGACAAGCATGCATAAAATAAGGTTTGAGTTTGTTATCACACACTAAATGCAAGATTCAtgtttatatgtgtgtgtatgtgtgtgtgtatatatttacaCACTAGCATAAATCACTGTTGGGACATCGTGTTTTCGCACCGAAAATGCagcaaaagttttaaaaattttgcttgGGCGTCATGTGTTCAAAAACATTATTGTTtatgtatattaaatttaaataaccattatttaatttacaaacTAACTCgttggttaatttaattctagactcctctagaatatttatgggaatttgcgcatgttagtagtcaccactactagcacaaccatttaattagtaaattctcaattcactaaataaatgattccaAACTCATTATAACCTCAATCGACGATCTGAGAGCGCTGATGTACCAAgtatacaaatcttgttcatataatgaaaattgaaaatttcggagatcaaaattttcactttcaATATTGAGCGCTTTTCATATTTagtaaaatcctttacaaaacAGGCAGTTTCACTCTCCTTCTTTATTTAGCAGTCATGCTAACTTTCATTTATTTCATCCTATgaaatcagctcataaactcctaTACAAGCATCCAGTTTGATCTCTATCAAACTGTAATCGTAAAATTTCAAAgagttgaaatttgactatctaaACAGGAACACATAATCCGATATTTGggtgaccctcaatagttcagggatacagctagccgtgggttcgcatctccatgtgattcagaataacatttactcttattcgggtttaccctagttagaacctgtttagaatataagttatgcttcctaatgagtttcattatcttacgttgagagacagatctcatggtacctattattTATTAAAGGACTTTATCTGTAACgtctcgaaaatttgaaggtccacgtaaaccacatgcatgcaagttatcatattcatatcataacagCACTGCGATTTTTCTaccttctatggtttactgatatcagttccTAATTTTTCATCTTCTAAGGGGGTGGGGTcataaaacggttctatcccactgtgaagggccatatgttgggattcccacccattTTCAGTGAGTCCTCGCAGTGACAACATGTAAACgtaccaaaatttcaaaaaaaaaacgtaGAGACAGAATGACGGTGCTCGAccgaatttttcgaaaataagaaaacacataacaaaaattaaggatttaaaacaagcccacttacagtagtTTAGGAATGCT includes:
- the LOC140985284 gene encoding phospholipase A1-IIgamma-like, with translation MIKNIPQKWRMLSGQNNWKGLLNPLDADLRRYILHYGARAQATYDTFNSEKTSKFAGTSRYARRNLFSRVGLEKGNPFKYEPVKYIYATSKIGVSESFIVKSLSDEAWCADSNWMGYVAVATDEGKLALGRRDILVAWRGTIMFGEWVKDFDFPLVPASTIVGNAADDAKVHKGVLSIYTSDDPSSKFSNTSARDQVIAEVKKQVEKYKDEDISITITGHSLGAALSTLNAADIVAHGHNIPSNQPNNPCPVTAFVFGSPRVGDLGFKENTESMKNLHILSVCNAPDIVHWLPPILEYTQVGVELMVDSRKSPYLNYPGDMKSWHNLEAAYLHGVGGIEGSGEGFGVEVERDIALVNKSSSALKEKYLVPSSWWCPLNKGMVQKNNGFWVLRDHEKDDGNGD